In Acidimicrobiia bacterium, the following are encoded in one genomic region:
- the fabD gene encoding ACP S-malonyltransferase, translating into MIVFTYSGQGSQKPAMGAPWVDHPSWELVEEAASIAQRDVAHLLLHASAEELQETHNAQLATYLMSMMVLDAVERVGVDAVGHAGHSLGEFSALTASGALDFADGVRLVIERGEAMRQAIEDQEGSMAVVLGLKDAPVEEACAAVDEPVWVANYNAPGQVVIAGSPSGVAAAGQEAKDRGAKRITPLAVAGAFHTPLMDGARQRLSAAIDNTEIRPPEGTVVANVDATAHQSPETWRVLMNAQLCSPVRWHQSLATLESAGFTTFIELGPGTVLTGLVKRTIKEATRHSVNTPDHLDLLLEALAGPQSSSSEQEGEHLYATERLVVSPAAGVFTPVSGRELGSPVQAGDLLGHVGQEEVRSSFAGKLQGWLAVDTERVSASQPIAWLIVEQ; encoded by the coding sequence ATGATTGTTTTTACCTATTCTGGGCAAGGATCCCAAAAGCCCGCCATGGGCGCCCCGTGGGTAGATCACCCTTCTTGGGAATTGGTTGAAGAAGCGGCCAGCATCGCCCAACGAGACGTTGCTCACCTTTTGCTCCACGCCTCGGCAGAAGAGTTACAAGAAACACATAATGCCCAACTGGCCACCTACCTCATGTCCATGATGGTCCTCGATGCCGTAGAGCGGGTAGGCGTTGATGCCGTCGGCCACGCCGGGCACAGTTTGGGAGAATTCAGCGCCCTTACGGCGAGCGGCGCTTTGGACTTCGCCGATGGAGTGCGTTTAGTAATCGAGCGCGGCGAAGCCATGCGGCAAGCCATCGAAGACCAAGAGGGCTCTATGGCCGTGGTTCTTGGCCTCAAAGATGCCCCCGTTGAAGAAGCCTGTGCGGCAGTCGACGAACCAGTTTGGGTAGCCAACTACAACGCCCCCGGCCAAGTAGTTATCGCCGGCAGCCCATCCGGGGTGGCGGCCGCCGGGCAAGAAGCAAAAGATCGTGGAGCAAAACGGATCACCCCGCTTGCCGTGGCCGGAGCGTTTCATACCCCGCTCATGGATGGCGCTCGCCAGCGTCTTTCTGCTGCTATTGACAACACCGAGATTCGCCCACCGGAAGGAACAGTGGTGGCCAATGTGGACGCCACCGCCCATCAAAGCCCCGAAACTTGGCGGGTCTTAATGAACGCTCAACTCTGTAGCCCGGTGCGTTGGCATCAAAGTTTGGCCACCTTAGAGAGCGCCGGGTTCACCACCTTTATCGAACTAGGCCCGGGGACCGTGCTTACCGGCCTAGTAAAACGCACTATCAAAGAAGCCACCCGTCATTCGGTAAACACCCCCGACCATCTCGACTTGCTGCTCGAAGCCTTGGCGGGGCCCCAGTCTTCAAGCAGCGAGCAAGAAGGCGAGCATCTCTACGCCACCGAACGATTGGTGGTCAGCCCCGCCGCCGGGGTCTTTACTCCAGTTTCTGGGCGAGAGCTTGGATCACCAGTCCAAGCCGGTGACCTTTTGGGACACGTCGGGCAAGAAGAAGTGCGTTCTTCGTTCGCCGGAAAGCTACAAGGCTGGTTGGCCGTCGATACCGAACGTGTCTCAGCTAGTCAACCCATCGCTTGGCTCATTGTTGAGCAATGA
- a CDS encoding response regulator, with protein sequence MSELVRVVLAEDEAIIRLDLKETLQDEGYEVVGDTGRGDVALDLVAQHNPDVVILDIKMPGLDGIEVARQISASHDTAVVILTAFSQKDLIDRAVAAGALAYLVKPFQRSDLIPAVEVARARHQEMRALTDQAHTLAERLAARKVLDRAKGRLMDENGLSEADAYGFIQKEAMSGRRSMLEVANEILAQTSPPATS encoded by the coding sequence ATGTCTGAGTTGGTTCGTGTGGTGTTGGCCGAAGATGAAGCGATCATCCGTTTGGACCTGAAAGAAACCTTGCAAGACGAGGGCTACGAGGTGGTCGGCGATACCGGTCGGGGCGATGTTGCTCTCGACCTGGTGGCCCAGCACAACCCAGATGTAGTGATTTTAGATATCAAAATGCCGGGGCTTGACGGGATTGAAGTGGCCCGGCAAATTTCGGCATCTCACGACACCGCAGTAGTAATCTTGACGGCCTTTAGCCAAAAAGATCTCATCGACCGAGCAGTGGCCGCCGGCGCATTGGCTTACCTGGTCAAACCCTTTCAACGATCCGATTTGATCCCCGCAGTCGAAGTGGCTCGAGCCCGACACCAAGAAATGCGAGCATTGACCGACCAAGCCCATACCTTGGCGGAGCGCTTAGCGGCCCGCAAGGTTCTCGACCGTGCAAAAGGCCGCCTAATGGATGAAAACGGACTAAGCGAAGCAGATGCTTACGGTTTTATCCAAAAAGAAGCAATGTCGGGGCGACGTTCCATGCTGGAGGTGGCTAACGAAATACTGGCACAAACCTCGCCGCCTGCTACTTCGTGA
- the polA gene encoding DNA polymerase I, whose protein sequence is MSGLMLIDGNSLTYRAFFALPTDMATASGQVTNAVYGFTAMLTALLRDHQPDGIAVAFDLPDPTFRHQRLDSYKANREKQPDILYEQLALVRELVEALGFVVVDAKGFEADDVLATLATVARDAGQEVMIVTGDRDSYQLVEDPLVRVLYNKRGVSDYALYDEAGILERTGVHPRDYVAYAALRGDTSDNLPGVPGVGEKTAAKLINAYGGLAGIFAASEEQTPKLRQNLEENESLALLNEEMMVLVRDVPLGLTVDDLARGPVQVDQANALFDALELSTARQRLGPLLGTDFGVDDDEEAGPSGGELAVTVHQVSGAKDLAALEKNATAECILGLGLSDQPEDGFALSLPGTPEKREAWWISAAALNDSAVVEALGKILGPEGSGIATHRAKATVALLRRFGVDPLRLQIDTELAAYLLDPADSKTDLPSLFGRYTGGTIPELGVPDGQLDLGGDTTDSGEMAGYRAAAVAQLVDPLAETLVAQNLCQLNETIEIPLVRVLVKMEEIGVGVDVEELTRLRDHLTAECVRLRATIHKAAGEEFNVNSPKQLQVILFDKLGLTPGKKTKTGFSTNAATLERLRNEHPMVEHLLAYREVEKLRSTYGEGLLAEVGPGDRIRASFNQTVARTGRLSSDAPNLHNIPVRTEAGRAFRRAFVPAAGCQLLVADYNQIELRCIAHLAQDPGLIAAFTAGNDVHSAVAAQVWHLEPSEVTYELRSRAKMVSYGLAYGMEAYGLSQRLDIPVGEATEILEAFFGAFPAIQDYMGRTIEEARQKGYTETLFGRRRRIPELSASQFNVRQAGERQAMNSGIQGLAADIFKVALIGIDQYLEQENLASRLILQVHDEVILEVPADEEEAALAFVPEIMGNAFDLDVELTVDVALGATWADAKG, encoded by the coding sequence GTGTCTGGCCTCATGCTCATCGATGGAAACTCGTTGACCTATCGGGCGTTCTTTGCCTTGCCGACCGATATGGCGACCGCTTCGGGCCAGGTGACCAATGCGGTATACGGCTTTACCGCCATGCTTACCGCATTGCTGAGAGACCACCAGCCGGACGGCATTGCCGTGGCTTTTGATCTTCCTGACCCTACTTTTCGCCATCAGCGGCTGGACTCCTACAAAGCCAACCGTGAAAAGCAGCCCGATATTTTGTATGAACAACTGGCCTTGGTGCGTGAGTTGGTAGAGGCTTTAGGTTTTGTGGTGGTAGATGCAAAGGGTTTTGAGGCCGACGATGTTTTGGCCACCTTGGCCACCGTGGCTCGAGACGCCGGTCAAGAAGTGATGATCGTGACCGGTGATCGTGACAGTTATCAGCTGGTAGAGGACCCTTTGGTGAGGGTCTTGTACAACAAGCGGGGGGTTTCTGACTATGCCCTTTACGACGAAGCAGGTATTTTGGAACGCACCGGGGTGCACCCTCGGGACTATGTGGCCTACGCCGCTTTGCGAGGCGATACCTCAGACAACTTGCCGGGGGTCCCGGGAGTCGGTGAAAAAACTGCAGCCAAACTCATTAACGCCTATGGAGGGTTGGCGGGCATTTTTGCGGCCAGCGAAGAGCAAACACCAAAGTTGCGGCAAAATTTAGAAGAGAATGAGTCGCTGGCTTTACTCAATGAAGAGATGATGGTTTTGGTACGTGACGTGCCGCTGGGCCTTACCGTGGATGACCTTGCTCGAGGCCCGGTGCAGGTGGACCAAGCAAATGCTTTGTTCGATGCACTGGAGTTGAGCACGGCACGCCAACGGTTGGGGCCGTTATTGGGTACCGACTTCGGGGTCGACGATGACGAAGAAGCCGGACCCAGCGGGGGAGAACTGGCCGTGACCGTGCATCAAGTAAGCGGAGCGAAAGACTTGGCCGCTCTTGAAAAAAACGCTACCGCCGAATGCATCTTAGGTTTGGGTCTGAGCGACCAGCCAGAAGATGGTTTCGCTCTTTCTTTGCCGGGAACTCCCGAAAAAAGAGAAGCCTGGTGGATAAGCGCCGCGGCCCTCAACGACTCAGCGGTAGTTGAAGCCTTAGGGAAGATTTTGGGCCCCGAAGGTTCAGGAATAGCGACCCACCGAGCCAAAGCCACCGTGGCCTTGTTGCGTCGCTTTGGGGTGGATCCACTCCGCCTGCAGATAGATACCGAGTTGGCGGCTTACCTGCTGGACCCCGCCGATAGCAAAACAGATTTACCGAGCCTTTTTGGGCGCTACACGGGGGGAACAATCCCCGAATTGGGGGTCCCCGACGGCCAACTGGACTTGGGAGGAGACACTACGGATAGCGGAGAAATGGCCGGGTATCGGGCGGCCGCCGTTGCGCAATTGGTCGACCCTCTGGCGGAAACTCTGGTGGCGCAAAACCTTTGCCAACTCAACGAGACTATTGAGATTCCCTTGGTGCGGGTCCTCGTAAAAATGGAAGAGATTGGTGTCGGGGTGGACGTTGAAGAACTGACTCGTTTGCGGGATCACCTCACCGCAGAATGCGTGCGCCTGCGAGCCACCATTCACAAAGCAGCCGGCGAAGAGTTCAACGTGAACTCTCCAAAACAACTCCAAGTGATTTTGTTTGACAAACTCGGGTTAACGCCCGGAAAGAAAACGAAAACCGGTTTTTCGACCAATGCGGCAACGCTGGAACGTTTACGCAACGAGCACCCCATGGTTGAACATCTGCTGGCCTACCGGGAAGTAGAAAAACTCCGCTCAACTTACGGCGAGGGTTTGCTGGCCGAAGTAGGCCCCGGGGACCGTATTCGCGCTTCTTTTAACCAAACGGTGGCTCGCACCGGGCGGCTAAGTTCTGATGCCCCAAACTTGCATAACATTCCGGTACGCACCGAGGCCGGGCGAGCATTTCGTCGAGCTTTTGTGCCGGCCGCAGGCTGCCAACTTTTGGTGGCCGACTACAACCAGATTGAATTGCGCTGCATTGCCCACTTGGCCCAAGACCCCGGACTGATTGCCGCTTTTACCGCCGGGAACGACGTGCACTCTGCAGTAGCGGCTCAAGTCTGGCATTTGGAGCCTTCTGAGGTGACTTACGAACTCCGGTCTCGAGCCAAAATGGTTTCTTATGGTTTGGCCTACGGCATGGAGGCTTACGGGCTCTCTCAACGTTTAGACATTCCGGTGGGCGAAGCAACAGAAATTTTAGAAGCCTTTTTTGGCGCTTTCCCGGCGATACAGGACTACATGGGTCGAACCATTGAGGAGGCCCGCCAAAAGGGTTACACCGAAACGTTGTTTGGCCGTCGGCGTCGCATTCCAGAACTTTCGGCTTCGCAATTTAATGTGCGCCAAGCAGGGGAGCGCCAGGCCATGAACTCGGGGATTCAGGGTTTAGCGGCCGACATTTTCAAAGTGGCTTTGATCGGCATTGATCAATATTTAGAGCAAGAAAATTTAGCCAGCCGGCTTATTTTGCAAGTACATGACGAAGTGATTTTAGAAGTGCCGGCCGACGAAGAAGAAGCAGCCTTGGCTTTCGTACCCGAAATAATGGGGAACGCTTTTGACCTCGATGTTGAGTTGACGGTAGATGTGGCATTAGGAGCCACCTGGGCCGATGCCAAAGGGTAA
- a CDS encoding class I SAM-dependent methyltransferase, with protein sequence MPKGKPGHWFEEVADHLGPAYLRYSFTYGTKQEVDALEKALALKPGDHVLDVGCGPGRHAHELARRGYRVTGLDISSTFIELAQAEADPKVTFVCGDAREMVFDQEFDAVISLCQGAFGLARGPGSNQEVLDPDGVILERMAQALKPEGRLAASAFSAYFQVRFLENSDTFDAESGVNHEKTTIRNPFGDEVETDLWTTCFTPRELRLLADRAGLLVEDIWSVTPGDYRKRAPDTGHAEYLLLAQRPAGK encoded by the coding sequence ATGCCAAAGGGTAAACCGGGCCACTGGTTTGAAGAAGTCGCCGACCATTTAGGGCCCGCATATTTGCGTTATTCGTTTACTTATGGGACGAAACAAGAAGTAGATGCCTTAGAAAAAGCTTTGGCGTTAAAACCGGGCGACCATGTTTTAGATGTGGGTTGCGGCCCGGGGCGGCACGCTCACGAACTGGCACGACGGGGGTATCGAGTGACCGGTCTGGATATTTCTTCGACCTTTATTGAACTCGCTCAGGCGGAAGCAGACCCTAAAGTAACGTTTGTTTGTGGAGATGCTCGGGAAATGGTTTTTGATCAAGAATTTGATGCGGTGATCTCGCTCTGTCAAGGCGCCTTCGGCTTGGCCAGGGGGCCGGGCAGCAACCAAGAGGTTCTGGACCCCGACGGAGTGATTTTGGAGCGCATGGCTCAGGCCCTTAAGCCAGAAGGCCGACTGGCGGCCAGTGCTTTCTCCGCCTATTTTCAGGTTCGTTTTCTCGAAAACTCTGACACCTTTGATGCTGAGTCAGGGGTAAATCATGAAAAAACAACGATTCGTAACCCGTTTGGGGATGAGGTAGAGACCGACCTGTGGACTACGTGTTTCACCCCACGCGAACTGCGTTTGTTAGCGGATCGGGCCGGGCTGCTGGTGGAAGATATTTGGTCGGTGACTCCCGGGGACTACCGTAAGCGAGCGCCTGATACAGGCCATGCAGAGTACTTGTTGCTGGCCCAACGCCCGGCGGGTAAATAG